The Salana multivorans genome window below encodes:
- a CDS encoding DUF2075 domain-containing protein, whose protein sequence is MSARSLLETAAVDLQFTALRHHLLYQGTAVSHGEAASWRGSLPVLARDLADAGLGRVEVLLEHRLPLSSKRTDVVLAGVHPRTSRPSYLVVELKQWSRVTPWPDSTTLFDVDGARYRPSLHPSLQVRHYADYLRDFTLALGPARASLSGVAYLHNASDDGVAPLLASPEGIEAAPLYTGARRGRWLEFLAEHFADESGADAADLLLTSKIGPSKQLLAHAAAEIRDREQFQLLDEQEIAYRMVVEAVRRGRGASTKTAVIVTGGPGSGKSVIALSLLGQLWREGRSALHATGSRSFTQTLRKVAGHRSRETQQLFRYFNQFMDAIPNDLDVLVLDEAHRIRETSVDRYTRKEIRDRARPQIDELLAASRVPVFLLDEHQVVRPGESGTVDLIRKRAAALGIEVEHVDLNGQFRAGGSQVYVEWVLGLLGLEIVPGVGEVVHGEDDTGGAALPATWRGDDRYGLAVADSPHQLEAFLRDRLADGDSARITAGYCWPWSDPTPSGGLVPDVRIGEWSRPWNVKADRSVGDAPPSHLWATEPGGFEQVGCVYTAQGFEYDWNGLILGPDLVWRTDHWVAQREESRDPAFRGRNAVDAATFDRLIRNIYKVLLTRGMKGTVLYSTDPETQEMLRAVAPSLG, encoded by the coding sequence TTGTCGGCACGTTCACTGCTGGAGACGGCGGCGGTCGACCTGCAGTTCACGGCACTGCGCCACCACCTGCTCTACCAGGGGACCGCCGTGAGCCACGGTGAGGCCGCCTCGTGGCGGGGCTCGCTCCCCGTCCTTGCCCGCGACCTCGCCGACGCCGGGCTCGGCCGCGTCGAGGTGCTGCTCGAGCACAGGCTGCCGCTCAGCAGCAAGCGGACGGATGTCGTCCTCGCCGGCGTGCACCCGCGGACCAGCCGGCCCTCCTACCTCGTCGTCGAGCTCAAGCAGTGGTCGCGCGTCACACCCTGGCCGGACTCGACCACGCTGTTCGACGTCGACGGCGCCCGCTACCGACCCTCCCTCCACCCGAGCCTCCAGGTCCGTCACTACGCGGACTACCTGCGCGACTTCACGCTGGCGCTCGGGCCCGCACGGGCGTCGCTGAGCGGCGTCGCCTACCTTCACAACGCGAGCGACGACGGCGTCGCCCCGCTCCTCGCGTCTCCCGAGGGGATCGAGGCCGCGCCGCTCTACACGGGAGCGCGGCGCGGTCGATGGCTGGAGTTCCTCGCCGAGCACTTCGCGGACGAGTCGGGGGCCGACGCCGCCGACCTCCTCCTGACCTCCAAGATCGGCCCGAGCAAGCAGCTTCTGGCGCACGCGGCAGCCGAGATCCGCGACCGGGAGCAGTTCCAGCTCCTCGACGAGCAGGAGATCGCCTACCGGATGGTCGTCGAGGCGGTCCGACGTGGACGGGGTGCCAGCACCAAGACCGCCGTCATCGTCACGGGAGGTCCGGGCTCGGGCAAGAGCGTCATTGCGCTCTCCCTCCTCGGACAGCTGTGGCGCGAGGGACGCAGCGCGCTCCACGCGACGGGGTCGCGCTCGTTCACCCAGACGCTGCGCAAGGTCGCCGGCCACCGCTCGCGCGAGACGCAGCAGCTGTTCCGGTACTTCAACCAGTTCATGGACGCGATCCCGAACGACCTGGACGTGCTCGTCCTCGACGAGGCGCATCGCATCCGGGAGACCTCCGTCGACCGCTACACCCGCAAGGAGATCCGGGACCGGGCCCGGCCCCAGATCGACGAGCTGCTGGCGGCCTCCCGCGTCCCCGTCTTCCTCCTCGACGAGCACCAGGTGGTCCGTCCCGGCGAGAGCGGGACGGTCGACCTCATCCGGAAGCGGGCCGCGGCGCTCGGGATCGAGGTCGAGCACGTCGACCTCAACGGGCAGTTCCGCGCCGGCGGGTCGCAGGTGTACGTCGAGTGGGTCCTCGGCCTGCTCGGGCTCGAGATCGTCCCCGGCGTCGGCGAGGTGGTGCACGGCGAGGACGACACCGGTGGCGCCGCCCTCCCGGCGACATGGCGGGGCGACGACCGCTACGGTCTGGCCGTCGCCGACTCCCCCCACCAGCTCGAGGCCTTCCTCCGCGACCGTCTGGCGGACGGCGACTCGGCTCGGATCACCGCCGGCTACTGCTGGCCGTGGTCCGACCCGACCCCGTCCGGCGGCCTGGTCCCGGACGTGCGGATCGGCGAGTGGTCGCGACCGTGGAACGTCAAGGCCGACCGGAGCGTCGGCGACGCCCCGCCGTCGCACCTGTGGGCGACGGAGCCGGGCGGGTTCGAGCAGGTCGGCTGCGTCTACACGGCCCAGGGGTTCGAGTACGACTGGAACGGCCTCATCCTCGGACCCGACCTCGTGTGGCGGACGGACCACTGGGTCGCCCAGCGCGAGGAGTCGAGGGATCCCGCCTTCCGTGGTCGCAACGCCGTCGACGCCGCGACCTTCGACCGGCTCATCCGGAACATCTACAAGGTGCTGCTCACGCGCGGCATGAAGGGGACGGTCCTCTACTCCACGGACCCGGAGACCCAGGAGATGCTCCGCGCGGTGGCCCCGTCGCTCGGGTGA
- a CDS encoding ribbon-helix-helix protein, CopG family, with the protein MKVAISLPLDLLEHFDSVAARAGLNRSEFFRAAGVRLAADLEVGELTQAIDAYLDRRSEATAGADDDLIQDVTRHSRARLAATEGEEW; encoded by the coding sequence ATGAAGGTGGCGATCTCCCTCCCGCTCGACCTGCTCGAGCACTTCGACTCGGTGGCCGCACGCGCGGGCCTCAACCGCTCGGAGTTCTTCCGGGCCGCCGGGGTGAGGCTCGCCGCTGACCTCGAGGTCGGTGAGCTGACGCAGGCGATCGACGCCTACCTCGATCGCCGGAGCGAGGCCACCGCGGGCGCCGACGACGACCTCATCCAGGACGTCACCCGTCACTCCCGCGCTCGTCTCGCAGCGACCGAGGGCGAGGAGTGGTGA
- a CDS encoding DNA polymerase Y family protein, whose amino-acid sequence MSATSATPAPATPAAPGPRTAADSPRLGILWVPDWPVAAASTEQRIPMDLPVAVHDPQAVLAASAPARRAGVRRGMRRRTAQQLCPELVLVPADTARDVRAFEPVVQAVEHVVADVEVVRPGMILFAAAGPARYLGGEEKVAEDLVGIIADEAGVECQVGMAEGYLAAVLAAREGIVVPPGTSAEFLADRDVRSLLHAATTREASAAWADLVDLLRRLGLRRLGDVAVLRTSDVAARFADLGLQAHRLARGLDARRPSVHRPDPDIAVGAELDPPAARIDTAAFVARRIAEDLHTRLLRRGAVCARLVVIARTTTEAELVRTWRIEGALTAGELTDRVRWQLEGWLSGRSGRPPAAPLRHLELVAQEVSPAGAAQEGLWGRRARGEVQAARAATRVQGMIGPDRVLVPVPEGGRAPRDRVRLVAWGDDATPRRPADAPWPGAVPPPLPTVLPITPPAVHLLDAGGEAVVVDDRGLMSTTDGAPAELIVPRGEGLAWLVPGRHRVLAWAGPWPMTQHWWTPGGVRGSWLQVQVAVGGEPGGEGDAGPASSGVVLLLRRDDAWWVEGVVD is encoded by the coding sequence ATGAGCGCCACCAGCGCCACCCCCGCGCCCGCCACCCCCGCCGCACCCGGCCCGCGCACCGCCGCCGACTCCCCGCGCCTCGGCATCCTCTGGGTGCCGGACTGGCCGGTCGCCGCCGCGAGCACCGAGCAGCGCATCCCGATGGACCTGCCCGTCGCCGTCCACGACCCCCAGGCCGTCCTCGCCGCCTCGGCCCCCGCGCGCCGCGCCGGCGTGCGCCGCGGGATGCGCCGCCGCACCGCCCAGCAGCTCTGCCCCGAGCTGGTCCTCGTCCCCGCCGACACCGCCCGGGACGTGCGCGCGTTCGAGCCGGTGGTCCAGGCCGTCGAGCACGTGGTCGCGGACGTCGAGGTGGTCCGCCCCGGCATGATCCTGTTCGCGGCGGCCGGTCCCGCGCGCTACCTCGGCGGCGAGGAGAAGGTGGCCGAGGACCTGGTCGGGATCATCGCGGACGAGGCGGGCGTCGAGTGCCAGGTCGGGATGGCCGAGGGCTACCTCGCGGCCGTGCTCGCCGCGCGCGAGGGGATCGTCGTCCCGCCCGGGACGTCCGCCGAGTTCCTCGCCGACCGCGACGTCCGCAGCCTCCTGCACGCCGCGACGACGCGGGAGGCGAGCGCCGCGTGGGCCGACCTCGTCGACCTCCTGCGCCGCCTCGGCCTGCGCCGGCTCGGGGACGTCGCCGTCCTGCGCACGAGCGACGTCGCCGCCCGCTTCGCCGACCTCGGCCTCCAGGCCCACCGCCTCGCCCGCGGTCTCGACGCGCGCCGCCCGAGCGTGCACCGCCCCGACCCGGACATCGCCGTCGGCGCCGAGCTCGACCCGCCCGCCGCCCGCATCGACACCGCCGCGTTCGTCGCGCGCCGCATCGCCGAGGACCTGCACACCCGGCTCCTGCGCCGCGGCGCGGTGTGCGCGCGGCTCGTCGTGATCGCCCGCACCACCACCGAGGCCGAGCTCGTCCGCACCTGGCGCATCGAGGGGGCGCTGACCGCGGGGGAGCTGACCGACCGCGTCCGCTGGCAGCTCGAGGGGTGGCTGTCGGGACGCAGCGGCCGTCCGCCGGCCGCGCCGCTGCGTCACCTGGAGCTGGTGGCGCAGGAGGTCTCCCCGGCCGGAGCGGCGCAGGAGGGGCTGTGGGGGCGTCGCGCCCGCGGCGAGGTCCAGGCCGCCCGCGCCGCGACCCGCGTCCAGGGCATGATCGGCCCCGACCGCGTGCTCGTGCCCGTCCCCGAGGGCGGGCGCGCGCCGCGCGACCGCGTCCGGCTCGTGGCCTGGGGGGACGACGCCACGCCCCGCCGCCCCGCCGACGCCCCGTGGCCGGGGGCCGTCCCGCCGCCGCTGCCCACCGTCCTGCCCATCACGCCGCCGGCCGTCCACCTGCTCGACGCGGGCGGCGAGGCCGTCGTCGTCGACGACCGGGGGCTGATGTCGACGACGGACGGTGCCCCGGCCGAGCTGATCGTCCCGCGCGGGGAGGGGCTGGCCTGGCTCGTGCCCGGGCGGCACCGTGTGCTCGCGTGGGCCGGGCCGTGGCCGATGACGCAGCACTGGTGGACCCCGGGCGGGGTCCGGGGGAGCTGGTTGCAGGTGCAGGTGGCGGTCGGGGGCGAGCCGGGGGGAGAGGGCGACGCCGGCCCGGCGAGCAGCGGCGTCGTGCTGCTCCTGCGCCGCGACGACGCCTGGTGGGTCGAGGGGGTGGTGGACTGA
- a CDS encoding PIG-L deacetylase family protein, whose amino-acid sequence MDSTETTDTAGDTPGTLPGLDLDGVGRMLVVVAHPDDAEYGISCAVAAWTQAGIDVTYLLLTRGEAGIRDLPPETCGPLRTGEQIDGCAAVGVTDVRFLDLPDGVVVADVALRREIARTIRQVRPDVVVVSAWELVVPWGLNHADHRACGIATVDAIRDADNPWVHPELAAAGLEPWKAGRLLVAGGAEPTAGVDVTGRPLERGIASLEAHRAYLAALPWHPAPRDMLTEMTTAGGRALGARNAVLFTEWAM is encoded by the coding sequence ATGGACTCGACGGAGACGACCGACACCGCCGGCGACACCCCCGGCACGCTTCCCGGCCTCGACCTCGACGGCGTCGGACGCATGCTCGTCGTCGTCGCCCACCCCGACGATGCCGAGTACGGGATCTCCTGCGCCGTCGCGGCCTGGACCCAGGCCGGCATCGACGTCACCTATCTCCTCCTCACCCGCGGCGAGGCCGGCATCCGCGACCTGCCGCCCGAGACGTGCGGGCCCCTGCGCACCGGGGAGCAGATCGACGGGTGCGCGGCCGTCGGCGTGACGGACGTGCGCTTCCTCGACCTCCCGGACGGTGTCGTCGTGGCCGATGTGGCGCTGCGCCGCGAGATCGCCCGGACGATCCGGCAGGTGCGACCGGACGTCGTCGTCGTGAGCGCGTGGGAGCTGGTGGTGCCGTGGGGACTCAACCACGCCGACCACCGCGCCTGCGGCATCGCGACCGTCGACGCGATCCGCGACGCCGACAACCCGTGGGTCCACCCGGAGCTCGCGGCGGCCGGGCTGGAGCCGTGGAAGGCCGGCCGGCTCCTCGTCGCCGGCGGCGCGGAGCCGACGGCCGGCGTCGACGTCACCGGTCGTCCGCTCGAGCGCGGGATCGCCTCGCTCGAGGCGCACCGGGCCTACCTCGCCGCGCTGCCCTGGCACCCGGCGCCCCGGGACATGCTCACCGAGATGACGACGGCGGGTGGGCGGGCGCTCGGCGCTCGGAACGCCGTGCTGTTCACCGAGTGGGCGATGTAG
- a CDS encoding dihydrofolate reductase family protein: protein MGLIQIELFTTLDLVAQAPGGPEEDPVGFPFGGWQAPLLDDLSGEWVAAAYEGCDALLLGRRTYEIFAAYWPQQRSGPDGGFSTLFNGIPKYVASRGRVDLSWAGSTQLGPDLAAEVRELRERHENVRVVGSLNLVQSLLRERLFDRLDLWVHPIILGTGKKVFDGGAVPASVTLLQPPLASEKGTVFLRYALADTVPGTGDMTTMGSQ, encoded by the coding sequence ATGGGCCTCATCCAGATCGAGCTGTTCACCACCCTCGACCTCGTCGCGCAGGCACCCGGCGGCCCCGAGGAGGACCCGGTCGGGTTCCCGTTCGGCGGCTGGCAGGCCCCGCTGCTCGACGACCTGTCCGGCGAGTGGGTCGCCGCGGCGTACGAGGGGTGCGACGCCCTCCTGCTCGGCCGGCGCACCTACGAGATCTTCGCCGCGTACTGGCCCCAGCAGCGCAGCGGGCCGGACGGCGGCTTCTCCACGCTGTTCAACGGCATCCCGAAGTACGTCGCCTCCCGGGGGCGGGTCGACCTGTCGTGGGCGGGGTCGACCCAGCTCGGCCCCGACCTCGCCGCCGAGGTGCGCGAGCTCCGGGAGCGGCACGAGAACGTCCGCGTGGTCGGGAGCCTCAACCTGGTGCAGTCGCTCCTGCGGGAGCGGCTCTTCGACCGGCTCGACCTGTGGGTGCACCCGATCATCCTCGGCACGGGCAAGAAGGTGTTCGACGGCGGCGCCGTCCCGGCCAGCGTGACCCTGCTCCAGCCCCCGCTGGCGAGCGAGAAGGGCACGGTGTTCCTGCGCTACGCCCTCGCCGACACCGTCCCCGGCACCGGCGACATGACGACCATGGGCAGCCAGTAG
- the dnaE gene encoding DNA polymerase III subunit alpha, whose translation MPYVPYAELHAHSAFSFLDGASEPGELVDEAARLGLDALALTDHDGLPGVVAFWRAAKAVGLPVVVGAELSLDARTPRTGEMDPDATHLPVLARGKEGYARLSRAIATAHLVTGRKGERDYGRGVGLDPLEVLAEQGGGPDGHWLVLTGGRKGPLRRALEPGAGTGRAPVFDVPAARAVLGRMTDLFGREGLAVELTNLGYAYDVERCDVLAELAREAGVPAVATGNVHAATPRDADLVDVLAAVRARASLEEIDPWLPAVSRHLVSGKEMLARHHRHPEAVAAASRLGRECAFDLDLVAPGLPPHPVPDGHTEATWLRELTMAGALEKYGPRSAPRSAEAYPTLERELELIVRLEFPGYFLVITRIIDFCRRNGILCQGRGSAANSAVCYALGITAVDAVEHKLLFERFLSDGRTGPPDIDLDIESSRREEVIQFVYDTYGREYAAQVANVISYRPRSAVRDAAHAFGYDLGQRDAWSKGLERWAGLRGESPTRPWWQGSAEELRDPDEDPEPGPSGEDGPPSAEREAELRAQRAARAARRAAERGTQRGVDRHDPAPPRHLPPAADQVADIPTHVVDMAERMLRLPRHLGIHSGGMVMCNRPVIEVCPVEWATMPERTVLQWDKESCADAGLVKFDLLGLGMLTALRLAFEHVAESEGIRLALHSLPQEDPRVYELLQAADTVGVFQVESRAQIATLPRLKPERFYDIVVEVALIRPGPIQGNSVHPYIRRRNHRGKIPDDELYPHPLLKPALEKTFGVPLFQEQLMQIAIDAADFSASEADLLRRAMGSKRSRDRMEALRARLLRGMTRKGIPDDVAETIYDKLVAFADFGFPESHAFSFAYLVYASSYLKCYHPEAFFAGLLGAQPMGFYSPASLVADARRHGLVVRRACVDRSRVQAHVEVIGSGAGERGLRPRPTFAEETWLEDRARIEGRVAEGVAGVERPWAHPEDVDDDDDEDAADAGAGAAASPRADAGAYGDGDDAAAPAAPATARRALAIRLGLAAIRGVGEKAAERIVTARETAPFADAADLARRARLSRAQLEALATAGALRCFGGSRRQALWTAGAVAGEAGRSHGTSQGIWVQDVLVGTGVGAQAPTLPEMGPIETAAADVWASGLSPDHHPMHFHRAALAASGVLPVSQLVTIDDGIRVRVGGVVTHRQRPGTAQGVTFLSLEDETGMLNVVCSAGLWAMHRNVALRSRGLVVRGMIERTDGVVNLLADGMRHLPLHVATTSRDFQ comes from the coding sequence ATGCCGTACGTCCCCTACGCCGAGCTGCACGCCCACTCGGCCTTCAGCTTCCTCGACGGCGCCAGCGAGCCGGGGGAGCTCGTGGACGAGGCGGCGCGGCTCGGCCTGGACGCGCTCGCTCTCACGGACCACGACGGCCTCCCGGGCGTCGTCGCCTTCTGGCGGGCGGCCAAGGCGGTGGGGCTGCCCGTCGTCGTCGGCGCCGAGCTGAGCCTCGACGCGCGCACCCCCCGGACCGGCGAGATGGACCCCGACGCGACCCACCTCCCCGTGCTCGCCCGCGGCAAGGAGGGGTACGCGCGGCTCTCGCGCGCCATCGCGACGGCCCACCTGGTCACCGGTCGCAAGGGCGAGCGCGACTACGGCCGCGGCGTCGGGCTGGACCCGCTCGAGGTGCTCGCGGAGCAGGGCGGCGGCCCGGACGGGCACTGGCTCGTCCTGACCGGCGGTCGCAAGGGCCCGCTGCGCCGCGCGCTCGAGCCGGGTGCGGGGACGGGGCGAGCCCCCGTCTTCGACGTCCCAGCCGCCCGCGCCGTGCTGGGACGCATGACGGACCTGTTCGGGCGCGAGGGGCTCGCCGTCGAGCTCACGAACCTGGGCTACGCCTACGACGTCGAGCGCTGCGACGTGCTCGCCGAGCTGGCCCGCGAGGCCGGCGTGCCGGCGGTCGCGACGGGGAACGTCCATGCCGCGACGCCGCGCGACGCTGACCTCGTCGACGTCCTCGCCGCCGTCCGGGCCAGGGCCAGCCTGGAGGAGATCGACCCGTGGCTGCCGGCCGTGTCGCGGCACCTCGTGTCGGGGAAGGAGATGCTGGCGCGCCACCACCGCCACCCCGAGGCGGTGGCCGCGGCCTCCCGCCTGGGTCGGGAGTGCGCGTTCGATCTCGACCTCGTGGCCCCGGGCCTGCCGCCCCACCCCGTGCCGGACGGGCACACCGAGGCGACGTGGCTCCGCGAGCTCACGATGGCGGGGGCGCTGGAGAAGTACGGGCCGCGCTCGGCCCCGCGCTCGGCCGAGGCCTACCCGACGCTGGAGCGCGAGCTCGAGCTCATCGTCCGGCTGGAGTTCCCGGGGTACTTCCTCGTGATCACGCGGATCATCGACTTCTGCCGGCGGAACGGGATCCTCTGCCAGGGCCGGGGGAGCGCGGCCAACTCGGCCGTCTGCTATGCGCTCGGCATCACGGCCGTCGACGCGGTCGAGCACAAGCTCCTGTTCGAGCGCTTCCTCTCCGACGGCCGCACCGGTCCGCCCGACATCGACCTCGACATCGAGTCGAGCCGCCGCGAGGAGGTCATCCAGTTCGTCTACGACACCTACGGCCGCGAGTACGCCGCACAGGTCGCCAACGTCATCTCCTACCGTCCGCGCTCCGCCGTGCGGGACGCCGCCCACGCCTTCGGCTACGACCTCGGTCAGCGCGACGCCTGGTCCAAGGGTCTGGAGCGCTGGGCCGGCCTGCGCGGCGAGTCCCCGACGCGGCCGTGGTGGCAGGGCAGCGCCGAGGAGCTGCGGGACCCGGACGAGGACCCCGAGCCGGGGCCGTCGGGCGAGGACGGCCCGCCGAGCGCCGAGCGGGAGGCCGAGCTGCGCGCCCAGCGGGCCGCGCGGGCCGCCAGGCGAGCCGCCGAGCGCGGCACTCAGCGGGGCGTCGACCGCCACGACCCCGCCCCGCCCCGCCACCTGCCACCGGCGGCCGACCAGGTGGCGGACATCCCGACCCACGTCGTCGACATGGCCGAGCGCATGCTGCGGCTGCCGCGCCACCTCGGGATCCACTCGGGCGGGATGGTCATGTGCAACCGGCCCGTCATCGAGGTGTGCCCCGTGGAGTGGGCGACGATGCCGGAGCGCACCGTCCTGCAGTGGGACAAGGAGTCGTGCGCCGACGCGGGCCTCGTCAAGTTCGACCTGCTCGGCCTCGGGATGCTCACGGCCCTGCGGCTGGCGTTCGAGCACGTCGCCGAGAGCGAGGGGATCCGGCTCGCGCTGCACTCGCTGCCGCAGGAGGACCCGCGCGTCTACGAGCTGCTGCAGGCGGCCGACACGGTGGGGGTGTTCCAGGTGGAGTCGCGCGCGCAGATCGCGACGCTGCCGCGGCTCAAGCCAGAGAGGTTCTACGACATCGTCGTCGAGGTCGCGCTCATCCGTCCCGGCCCGATCCAGGGGAACTCGGTGCACCCGTACATCCGGCGCCGGAACCACCGGGGAAAGATCCCGGACGACGAGCTGTACCCGCACCCCCTGCTCAAGCCAGCGCTGGAGAAGACGTTCGGAGTCCCGCTCTTCCAGGAGCAGCTCATGCAGATCGCGATCGACGCCGCCGACTTCTCGGCGTCGGAGGCCGACCTGCTGCGCCGCGCGATGGGGTCCAAGCGGTCACGCGACCGGATGGAGGCCCTGCGCGCACGGCTGCTGCGGGGCATGACGAGGAAGGGCATCCCCGACGACGTGGCCGAGACGATCTACGACAAGCTCGTGGCGTTCGCGGACTTCGGGTTCCCCGAGTCGCACGCGTTCTCCTTCGCCTACCTCGTCTACGCCTCCTCCTACCTCAAGTGCTATCACCCGGAGGCGTTCTTCGCCGGGCTGCTCGGGGCGCAGCCGATGGGGTTCTACTCGCCGGCGTCGCTCGTCGCGGACGCCCGGCGGCACGGGCTCGTGGTGCGGCGCGCCTGCGTCGACCGCTCGCGCGTGCAGGCGCACGTCGAGGTGATCGGGTCGGGAGCTGGGGAGCGCGGCCTGCGTCCGCGCCCGACGTTCGCCGAGGAGACCTGGCTCGAGGACCGCGCGCGGATCGAGGGGCGAGTGGCCGAGGGCGTGGCCGGGGTCGAGCGGCCCTGGGCGCACCCCGAGGACGTGGACGATGACGACGACGAGGATGCGGCCGACGCGGGGGCGGGTGCGGCCGCGTCGCCGCGCGCGGACGCCGGGGCCTACGGGGACGGCGACGACGCGGCCGCGCCGGCGGCCCCGGCCACTGCGCGGCGGGCACTCGCGATCCGGCTGGGGCTCGCGGCGATCCGTGGCGTGGGGGAGAAGGCCGCGGAGCGGATCGTGACGGCGCGCGAGACGGCGCCGTTCGCCGACGCGGCCGACCTCGCGCGGCGGGCACGACTCAGCCGGGCGCAGCTCGAGGCGCTCGCGACCGCGGGAGCGCTGCGCTGCTTCGGCGGGAGCCGGCGGCAGGCGCTGTGGACGGCGGGTGCCGTGGCGGGGGAGGCGGGCCGCTCGCACGGGACGTCGCAGGGGATCTGGGTCCAGGACGTGCTCGTCGGGACCGGGGTGGGCGCACAGGCGCCGACGCTGCCGGAGATGGGGCCGATCGAGACGGCGGCGGCCGACGTCTGGGCCAGCGGCCTCTCGCCCGACCACCACCCGATGCACTTCCACCGCGCGGCGCTCGCGGCGTCCGGGGTCCTGCCGGTGAGCCAGCTCGTCACGATCGACGACGGCATCCGGGTGCGGGTCGGCGGGGTCGTGACGCATCGTCAGCGACCCGGGACGGCGCAGGGCGTGACGTTCCTGTCGCTGGAGGACGAGACGGGGATGCTCAACGTCGTGTGCTCGGCGGGCCTGTGGGCCATGCACCGGAACGTGGCGCTGCGCAGCCGCGGGCTGGTGGTGCGCGGGATGATCGAGCGCACCGACGGCGTCGTCAACCTGCTCGCCGACGGGATGCGGCACCTGCCGCTCCACGTCGCCACCACCTCGCGCGACTTCCAGTGA
- a CDS encoding type II toxin-antitoxin system PemK/MazF family toxin, with translation MIERGDVHWVDLGPATDGDHRPAKRRPVLVIQSDAYNASRLATVIVAVLTSRVDAADLPGNTLLRADATGLPRDSVVNVTSLATLNRYDLELPPVGRVPGDLMRTVDAGIAQVLGLTLMR, from the coding sequence GTGATCGAACGAGGCGACGTGCACTGGGTCGACCTCGGTCCCGCGACGGACGGTGACCACCGCCCCGCCAAGCGCCGGCCCGTCCTGGTCATCCAGTCCGACGCCTACAACGCCTCTCGTCTGGCCACCGTCATCGTGGCGGTCCTCACCTCGAGGGTCGATGCGGCCGACCTCCCGGGGAACACCCTCCTCCGCGCGGACGCGACCGGACTGCCGCGCGACAGCGTCGTCAACGTCACGTCCCTCGCGACCCTCAACCGCTACGACCTAGAGCTGCCGCCCGTCGGGCGCGTGCCCGGCGATCTCATGCGCACCGTCGACGCGGGAATCGCCCAGGTCCTCGGACTGACGCTGATGCGCTAG
- a CDS encoding AI-2E family transporter → MAIAPPRPTDGTPDWLRTAGGYSWRFLVVLLAVVVVVYGALQVKIVLIAVFLALVVTSVLEKLVAWLEKVMPRWLATVLSLILSFAVFGGLLTYVVYSVSQQARGLATQFNDGITQILDWLEHGPLPFTVTSDDIKDWIAEGQRWLISHSGDIAGTVFANVGGVFEVFTIMALSFFTTIFFLASGQKMWIWFLDQIPSRSRLRMHSAAAAGWYTFSGYARGTVIIALIDGILAYVLLTIVGVPLAAPLAVLVFIGAFIPLVGAPAAMIIAAVVALAANGLVPALIVTIGIAGIGQLEGHVLQPLIMGRQVSLHPVVVALGVTAGTFLGGLLGAVVAIPILAVTWAVYSRLRTVDPPMTAPLPTVKEIVEPELAQAATQRAAINAERRLNLLAARKERREAEARRKVEEAERKAEEIERKSDPTPEDVRDAEDS, encoded by the coding sequence ATGGCCATCGCACCCCCGAGACCGACGGACGGCACGCCGGACTGGCTCCGCACCGCCGGCGGCTACTCGTGGCGGTTCCTCGTCGTGCTCCTGGCCGTCGTCGTGGTCGTCTACGGCGCGCTGCAGGTCAAGATCGTCCTCATCGCGGTCTTCCTCGCCCTCGTCGTGACGTCGGTGCTCGAGAAGCTCGTCGCGTGGCTCGAGAAGGTGATGCCGCGCTGGCTCGCCACCGTGCTCTCGCTCATCCTGTCCTTCGCGGTGTTCGGCGGGCTGCTCACGTACGTCGTGTACTCGGTGTCGCAGCAGGCCCGCGGGCTGGCGACGCAGTTCAACGACGGCATCACGCAGATCCTCGACTGGCTCGAGCACGGCCCGCTGCCGTTCACGGTGACGAGCGACGACATCAAGGACTGGATCGCCGAGGGGCAGCGCTGGCTGATCTCGCACTCGGGTGACATCGCCGGCACGGTCTTCGCCAACGTCGGCGGCGTGTTCGAGGTCTTCACCATCATGGCGCTGAGCTTCTTCACGACGATCTTCTTCCTGGCATCGGGGCAGAAGATGTGGATCTGGTTCCTCGACCAGATCCCCTCCCGGTCCCGCCTGCGGATGCACTCGGCGGCCGCCGCCGGCTGGTACACGTTCTCCGGGTACGCGCGCGGCACCGTCATCATCGCGCTCATCGACGGGATCCTCGCCTACGTCCTCCTGACGATCGTCGGCGTCCCGCTCGCCGCCCCCCTGGCCGTGCTCGTCTTCATCGGTGCGTTCATCCCCCTCGTCGGTGCCCCGGCCGCCATGATCATCGCGGCCGTGGTGGCGCTCGCCGCGAACGGGCTGGTGCCGGCGCTCATCGTGACCATCGGCATCGCCGGGATCGGTCAGCTCGAGGGGCACGTGCTGCAGCCGCTCATCATGGGCCGGCAGGTGTCGCTGCACCCCGTCGTCGTGGCGCTCGGCGTCACGGCCGGCACGTTCCTCGGCGGGCTGCTGGGCGCCGTCGTCGCCATCCCGATCCTCGCCGTGACGTGGGCCGTCTACTCGCGGCTGCGCACCGTCGACCCGCCGATGACGGCGCCGCTGCCCACCGTCAAGGAGATCGTCGAGCCGGAGCTGGCCCAGGCGGCGACGCAGCGCGCCGCGATCAACGCCGAGCGTCGGCTCAACCTGCTCGCCGCACGCAAGGAGCGTCGCGAGGCCGAGGCCAGGAGAAAGGTCGAGGAGGCCGAGCGCAAGGCCGAGGAGATCGAGCGGAAGTCCGACCCGACCCCCGAGGACGTCCGGGACGCCGAGGACTCCTGA